CGAGCTGCTGTCGGGCAAGGGGCCGGTGTTCCTCCAGCTCAAGCATCTCCACCCGGACACGATCTCGGAAATCGAATCCACGCTGCACAAGGTGGAGCGGCCGACGCGTGGCCTGTTCCAGCAGGGACGCGGGGTCGACTACCGCAACGACTCGATCGAGATGCACATCTCCGAGATCGGCTTCTGCTCCGGCCACAGTGCTTCCGGCGTGTTCGTCGACGACAACGCCCGCACCACCGTGCCGGGCCTCTATGCCGCCGGCGATATGGCAAGCGTGCCGCACAACTACATGCTCGGTGCCTTCACCAACGGCGCGGTCGCCGGCATCGACGCGATGGAGTTCGCCGACAGCCACGATTTCGCGGAGTTCGATGCGGCCGATGTCGCCAGGGAACGCGACCGCGTGATGGCGCCGACCAGGCGCGAGGACGGCATTCCGCCGAACCAGGTCGAGTACAAGACGCGCCGCCTCGTCAACGACTATCTCCAGCCGCCGAAGGTCACGCGCAAATATGAGCTCGGCATGCGCCGCCTCGCCGAGACGCGGCAGGACATGCAGGAACACATGATCGCGCGGAACGCACACGAGCTGCTCCGTGCGCTCGAAGTCCAGTCGATCATGGACTGCGCCGACATGGCGGTACATGCCTCGCTCTATCGCGAAGAGAGCCGCTGGGGCCTCTATCACTGGCGCACCGATTTCCCGGAGAAGGACAACGAGAACTGGTTCTGCCACACGCTCCTGAGCAAGCAGAATGGCAAGATGACCAGCGAGAAGCGCGCGGTCGAGCCCTATGTCGTGCCGATCGCCGACGACGAGAAGGACCTCTACGACAAGCAGCGCATCCGCGCGACCGCCTGATCCACCGCCAAATAGAAGCAACAGGAGATCAACGATGCCTCTCGCATCCTATCAGACATCGGTCCCGGTGGTCGTCGACGACGCCAAATGCATCGCCGACAAGGGCTGCACCGTGTGCGTCGACGTTTGCCCGCTCGACGTGCTCCGCATCAGCGACATAACCAACAAGGCCTACATGGCCTATGACGAATGCTGGTATTGCATGCCCTGCGAGGCTGATTGCCCGACCGGCGCCGTCACCGTCAACATTCCCTATCTGTTGAGGTGACCATGTCGAGCCCGTTCGAATCCTACGACGATCTCGAAGATGCCGACGAACGGTTGCAGGCTGCAGATCCGGCCGAGCGGCGCGTCGCCATCATCGCGCTCGGCCATTCCGGCGACCCGGCCGCCGTCGCCCATCTCGCCAACCTGGTGTCGGATCCCGACGCGGGCGTGCGCCAGCAGGTCGCGATGGCGCTGGGCGAGTTCGACGGGCCGGAGGCGGCAAGTGCTCTGGTCAAGCTGCTGGTCGATCCCGAGCGGATCGTGGCGTCGGCCGCAGCCGACAGTCTGGCCGAATTCAAGGACCCCGCCTGCGCCGAGATCATCCTGCCGCTGGTCAAGCATGCCCACGCCTTCGTTCGCATGGGCGCGCTGCGCGCGCTCAAGGAGTTGCGCCGCAAGGACACGCTGAAGCCCGCGCTGGAAGCGCTCCAGGACGGTGACGCGGCCGTCCGCGTGCAGGCGATCGGCGTCATCGGTTTCCTCAAGCTCGAAGAGTCGATCCCGGCGCTGACCGCGCTGATCCACGATCCCGACGCCCATGTGCGCCGCGCCGCGGTGAGCGCGCTTGCCTTCTCGCAGATGAAGCCGGCGGCCGAGACGATCACCCGCGCCCTCAAGGACAGCGACTGGATGGTCCGGGAGATGGCAGCCGAGACGCTGGGGCTCAACGTCAACGGTTCGCTCGCTGCCGATCAGCTCATCGCCTCACTGGCCGACGAATTCTGGCAGGTGCGGCTCAAGGCGATCCGCAGCCTCGGCAAGATGAAGCTCGAGCGCGCCTTGCGCCCGATCGGCAATTGCATCAACCACGAGCAGGCGAACTTGCGGAAGGAGGCGGCTGCCGCGCTCGGCGAGATCGCCGCCCCCGAGGGCGAGGCCTACCTTGTCGTGATCGCCAACGATCCCGATCCCGACGTGCGCAAGAACGCCCGCTGGGCGCTCCAGCAGATCGCCGCGCGAAAGGGAAAGGCGGGAGCGTAGAGTGGAGGGGGCCAGTTCAGTCTCGTGACGCCGTTTGGCGGCGTGGGTCAAGCGCTGGTCGGAGACGGCGTGGAGAACGCCGCGGCCTATGCCGCTGCGGCATTCGAGACGGCGCAACTCTGGGCGAAGTTCTGGCCGCAGCTTGCGCTGCGCGAGGGGAGTGGAGGGCGCGCGAAGGGGTGAAGCGGCCATCATACAATAGTACAGGTGTTTTGCCCGACGTGTCAGGTCGCTCAGGTACGATACGCAATCGTGAGCCTCGGTATTCCCAAAAGTAACGCGCGAAAAGCCCTTCGCAAACAAGGGCATCTCTACTGTGCATGGGGTTGTTTTCGCGCTTTTGGGGTCCTAGCCCAGCTCGATCGGTCCGTCGCGGCCGCTGAGTTCCTCGTCGAGGCGCAGATAATGCCCGAGATAATCGTGGAGTGCAGTCGCCGCCTTCGAGGTCGCCCGCTTACTTCCGCAGCAAATCCTCGATCCGTTGGGCGGCCCCAAGCAGCGTCCGGTCCTGTCCGCGCCTGGCGATGATTTGCAGGCCGAACGGAAGGCCGCGCGGATCCGCTCCGCATGGAATCGAGATCGCCGGCAGGCGGGCATGATTGACGAAGGGAGTAAACACCGCATGCCCCCGTGGGCTCGCGGGCTTTCCGCCGATCATGTCCGGCCCAAGCTGGGTCAGCGGCCAAGCGACGCAAGGGACGGTCGGGGTCAGCAGCACGTCCATTTCGGTGAGGAAGGCGGCGAAAGCACTGGCGACCGCGGCGCTCGCGACCAGAGCTCCAGCAACCTCTGCACCCGACCAGGAGAGGCCGCGTTCGATCTGCCTGGCGACGTCAGGATCGAATATGGAGGGATCCTTGCGGAACGCGTCGCCATGGAGCGCAGCGAGGCCCGCGTGCTGCAGCGGCATGATGGCGTCTTCGGTCGCGCCCGCCGGCCAGACGGGATCGCGCTGCATGATGCGCAATCCTACCGCGGAGAGGCGGTCGACGGTGGAGGCGAGGCCGTCGGCGACGATGTCGTCGACCGCGACGTCGAGGCCAAGACGGGGCGAGAACGCGATGCGCAAGCCGGCGATGTTTTCAGCCTGCGGTGCGATGACGGCGGAATCGGGGTCGCGCGGATCGGCGCCGGCCATGGCCTCGAACGCCAATGCGATATCGGCGACTTCAGACGCGATCGGTGCGATCACGGAGAGGCCGAAGAACGGCTCGGCAAAACCGGGTCCATAGGGAATCGCGCCGTAGGACGGCTTGAAGCCGGTGACGCCGACATGAGCCGGCGGCCTGCGGCTGGAGCCGCCGGCATCGGTGCCGATCGCGAGCGGCACGAGGCCGGCTGCGACGGCAGCGGCGGGACCGCCGGACGAGCCGCCCGGGGTCAGCGCGGGATCGAGCGGGTGGTGTGTGGGCCCGTAGAGCTGTGAGGTGGTGACGCCCTTGCAGGCGAACTCCGACGTCGCGCCGATACCGACCACGACGGCACCGGCCCTGCGCAGCCGCTCGATCGCCATCGCATCTTCGGGCGCGACGAAATCGGCGAACAGGCGCGAGCCCTGCGTGACACGCCAGCCGGCGACCCAGATGTTGTCCTTGACGACGACGGGCACGCCCGCGAGCGGCATGGTCTCGCCGGCGCGCACGCGATCGTCGACCGCCGCGGCATCGGCCAGCGTGCGCGCGGGATCGACCGTGACCACGGCGTTCAGCGCCTTGGCGGCCTCGATGCGCGCGAGCGCGGCCTTGGCGGTCTCGACCGCGTTCGTTCGTCCGGCCGCAACGTCGGCCGCGATCCCGCGCGCGCTATTGACCAGCTTTGTCATGGCCTCCCCAGATCAACGCCAATGTGCCGCCCAGCGCAAGGCAGGCGAGGGCGACGAAGGCCGCGCCGAGGCTGGCCGCGGCGTCCAGGATCGAGATCAGCGCCGGGGCAGCCAGCAGGCCCGCATAGGATGCGGTCAGAACCGCACCGGTGGCCTCGCCGATCCGGTCCTGCGGCGCAAGGCGCGCGATCTCGGCGATGAAGACGCCGTTCCAGCCCGACGCGGTCAGGCCGAACAGGGCGGCCATCGCGAACTGCCAGCTGCGCCCGAGCGATGCGCCCTCAAGGCCAAGCAGCGCGGCGCAGAAGGCCATGCCGAGGCCGATAGCGACCAGAACGCCGCGTGAGGCATCGAGCCGCATCGCGACAAAGCCCCAGCCGAGCCGGCCGACCAGGCCGCCGGCTTGCGCGCAGGCGAGCGCCATGCCGGCCTCGATATGGCTGAGGCCGAGTTCACGCGTGCCGAGCGTGACGAAGACCGTGTTGAGCGACACCTGCATCGCGCTGAACGGCATCGAGGCCAGCGCCAGCATCGCAATGCGCCGGTCCGCGGTGACGAGCGCGAGCCGTGCACGGAGACCGAGTTCCGGAGGAGGCACGGCCTTGCCGACGTAGGTAGGCCGCAGCCGCTCGAACAGCAGGATCGCCAGCAGTGCGCAGGCACCCACGGCTGCATAGCACCAGGCAGGTCCGAGCGAGATGGCAAGGGCAGGCAGCACCAGCGAGCCGCAGACGGCGCCAATCTGGTTGCCGGTCTGGCGCACCGAGAACACGAAGGCCCGCCGTTCGGCCGTCACGAGCCGCGACAGCAGCGCCGCGCTGGCCGGCGTCTCCGGCCCGAAGGCAAGGCCGAGACAGAGGCCCGCAGCGAGCAGGGCCGCGGTCGTGCCGAGCGAGGCCAGCGCCATGCTGGCCATGATGGCCGCCGCGCAGAGGCTGGCGATCCGCAGCGAGCCCAGCCGCGCAATGAAACCGCCGCCCCAGAACGAGGCGGGAATGCCGACGGCGAACACCGCGCAGGAGAACATCGAGAGCTGCCAGACCTCGATATGGGCGCGGGGCGCGACCACGCCCGGCGCGAACAGCGCGAGCGCCACCAGGGCCTGGAGCGAGGTCATCGCCCCCAGGGCCGGCAGCAGAGCGGGCGCTGGTCGAACGGGACTGTTTGCGTCTACCATGCAACTGCACTCACGGGAGGACCATGGTGGCAGGCGGTATTTCCATTCATGCAGTCGATGTGGCGAGCGGCCGGCCGGCGCAGGGACTGCGCGTCGAGATCTGGCGGGTCGATCCGGACTCGCTGCGCATCGCCGACGGGCGGCTCGGGGCGAACGGCGTGCTCGATCATCTCGTCGCGCAAGGCGCAGGCGTGACGGCTGGCGAGTACGAGGTGCTGTTTCATCTTGGCGAGTTCTTCGGTGACAGCGACGGTTTCCTGACCGTGGCGCCGTTCCGCTTCCGCATCAAGCACGTCAATGAACATTTTCATCTGCCGCTGAAATTCACCCGCTGGGGCTATTCGCTGTTCCGCGGCGCCTGATCAGTTGGTCAGCCGCCGCGACAGGCCCGTGACGCGCTCCATCACCGCGACCATCGCCACGGTCGCGATGATCAGGACGCCCGACAGCGCGGCGATGGTGACGTCGAGCTTGCCCTCGAGATCCTGCCACATCCGGATCGGCAGCATGTCGGTGGCGGCGTCGCGCAGGAACAACGAGACCGGCACGTTGTCGAACGACGACATGAAGGCGATGAAGGCGCCCGCGATGATGCCGGGCCGGATCAGCGGCAGTACGATGCGCCGGAACGTGTAGAGGCGGCTTGCGCCCAGCACCGCGGAGCTTTCGAGCAGGGTCGGCTCCAGCTGGGCCAGCGCGGCGACGGTGTTGCGCACGACATAGGGCACGCAGACCACGGTGTGGCCGATCACCAGCGTCAGCGGCGACACCGGCAGGCCAACCAGCGAAAACAGCATCAGCGCGGCCAGGCCGAAAGCCAGCGCAGGCAGGACCAGCGGCGACATGAAGAGGGAATCGAGCAGCCGCGCCGACAGTTTCTGCGAGCGCGAGATCGCAAGCGCGGCGGCGACGCCGAGCACGACGGACAGGCCCGTCGCCCACAATGCTACGATCAGGCTGTTCTTCGCCGCGAAGTGCAGCTGCCAGGCGTCCCAGAGCTCGGCGTACCAGCGCAGCGAATAGCCCGGCGGCGGGAATTTCAGCGAGAAGCCGCTGGTGAAAGAGACGATCAGGACGACGAGCGACGGCGCGATGATCAGGATCAGCGCGATGATCGCGACCAATGTCATGACCAGCTCGAAGCTGAAGGCCTCGAGGGTGCGCTTGCGGCCAGCCATCATGCCCCTCCGTAGCCGCGCGACAGGCGGCCGAGCGTGGTGAAGACCGACACGACCGCGAGCACGGCCAGCAGGAAGATGATCGAGATCGCCGACGCGAACGGCCAGTTCTGCAAGGTCGAGGCCTGCTGGTAGAGATACATCGGCATGAACAGCATCTGCCCGCCGCCGACCAGCGACTGGGTGATGAAGGCCGTGATGGCGGCGGCATAGGTCA
The sequence above is drawn from the Bradyrhizobium amphicarpaeae genome and encodes:
- a CDS encoding hydroxyisourate hydrolase, translating into MAGGISIHAVDVASGRPAQGLRVEIWRVDPDSLRIADGRLGANGVLDHLVAQGAGVTAGEYEVLFHLGEFFGDSDGFLTVAPFRFRIKHVNEHFHLPLKFTRWGYSLFRGA
- a CDS encoding HEAT repeat domain-containing protein; its protein translation is MSSPFESYDDLEDADERLQAADPAERRVAIIALGHSGDPAAVAHLANLVSDPDAGVRQQVAMALGEFDGPEAASALVKLLVDPERIVASAAADSLAEFKDPACAEIILPLVKHAHAFVRMGALRALKELRRKDTLKPALEALQDGDAAVRVQAIGVIGFLKLEESIPALTALIHDPDAHVRRAAVSALAFSQMKPAAETITRALKDSDWMVREMAAETLGLNVNGSLAADQLIASLADEFWQVRLKAIRSLGKMKLERALRPIGNCINHEQANLRKEAAAALGEIAAPEGEAYLVVIANDPDPDVRKNARWALQQIAARKGKAGA
- a CDS encoding 4Fe-4S dicluster domain-containing protein, whose protein sequence is MPLASYQTSVPVVVDDAKCIADKGCTVCVDVCPLDVLRISDITNKAYMAYDECWYCMPCEADCPTGAVTVNIPYLLR
- a CDS encoding MFS transporter; this encodes MVDANSPVRPAPALLPALGAMTSLQALVALALFAPGVVAPRAHIEVWQLSMFSCAVFAVGIPASFWGGGFIARLGSLRIASLCAAAIMASMALASLGTTAALLAAGLCLGLAFGPETPASAALLSRLVTAERRAFVFSVRQTGNQIGAVCGSLVLPALAISLGPAWCYAAVGACALLAILLFERLRPTYVGKAVPPPELGLRARLALVTADRRIAMLALASMPFSAMQVSLNTVFVTLGTRELGLSHIEAGMALACAQAGGLVGRLGWGFVAMRLDASRGVLVAIGLGMAFCAALLGLEGASLGRSWQFAMAALFGLTASGWNGVFIAEIARLAPQDRIGEATGAVLTASYAGLLAAPALISILDAAASLGAAFVALACLALGGTLALIWGGHDKAGQ
- a CDS encoding ABC transporter permease codes for the protein MAGRKRTLEAFSFELVMTLVAIIALILIIAPSLVVLIVSFTSGFSLKFPPPGYSLRWYAELWDAWQLHFAAKNSLIVALWATGLSVVLGVAAALAISRSQKLSARLLDSLFMSPLVLPALAFGLAALMLFSLVGLPVSPLTLVIGHTVVCVPYVVRNTVAALAQLEPTLLESSAVLGASRLYTFRRIVLPLIRPGIIAGAFIAFMSSFDNVPVSLFLRDAATDMLPIRMWQDLEGKLDVTIAALSGVLIIATVAMVAVMERVTGLSRRLTN
- a CDS encoding amidase — encoded protein: MTKLVNSARGIAADVAAGRTNAVETAKAALARIEAAKALNAVVTVDPARTLADAAAVDDRVRAGETMPLAGVPVVVKDNIWVAGWRVTQGSRLFADFVAPEDAMAIERLRRAGAVVVGIGATSEFACKGVTTSQLYGPTHHPLDPALTPGGSSGGPAAAVAAGLVPLAIGTDAGGSSRRPPAHVGVTGFKPSYGAIPYGPGFAEPFFGLSVIAPIASEVADIALAFEAMAGADPRDPDSAVIAPQAENIAGLRIAFSPRLGLDVAVDDIVADGLASTVDRLSAVGLRIMQRDPVWPAGATEDAIMPLQHAGLAALHGDAFRKDPSIFDPDVARQIERGLSWSGAEVAGALVASAAVASAFAAFLTEMDVLLTPTVPCVAWPLTQLGPDMIGGKPASPRGHAVFTPFVNHARLPAISIPCGADPRGLPFGLQIIARRGQDRTLLGAAQRIEDLLRK